One window of the Podospora pseudocomata strain CBS 415.72m chromosome 7, whole genome shotgun sequence genome contains the following:
- a CDS encoding hypothetical protein (COG:G; COG:O; EggNog:ENOG503NVEA), translating into MHFTTILATMAVTVAAAKERRTFATLQHKGRGPLTTCRADPIVSPGGPSAHVHAVMGASNFGFNVTGESLRQSKCTTAKPKADMSSYWVPSLYFKDPETGLLEPVEFFYMVNYYFFDATDDDIKAFPLGLQIVSGNPTLRSKPSHVSDGALQLDPSKPIQAAQITCPRPNYNPPSWPDNSDGSRAGLGDPANKGAGYGFPFQNCDAYASPMRVDVHFPSCYNPAAGLTNYKNNMAFPTPVGNKLNCPKGWIHVPHMFFETYWNTPKFLPRYQHLLGKESPFVFSNGDATGFSAHGDFISGWDEEELQHIIDTCDAGHAGLHNCPGLKHGVNPDSESCNIECPIQEKIAGTLDKLPGNNPIAGWKYGGGNVSPAPAPAVPEPEPVVEKPELETPKSSSAPAIKVEPSTSAAPAPAPSSSSAAAPPPLSTTLVTVPAPAPTTVEEPPVVEKPEPTSEAVLPPAASPKVRIVYDTVTVWQTRTVYEAPAGPTQSAKSGAEISGFKAAGCYKDQSDRVISGKILPNIGQVSNTACVEYCSSKGFSVAGTEYGGECYCGNSLNIVEKLDDSKCNMTCKGDASQKCGGDWALTVFTKGGAAPAKAEKRHVRNHNHLAHHARIPSRHLHRR; encoded by the coding sequence atgcatttcaccaccatcttggccaCCATGGCCGTCACAGTGGCTGCCGCCAAGGAGAGACGTACCTTTGCGACTCTTCAGCACAAGGGTCGGGGACCATTGACGACATGCAGAGCCGATCCCATCGTCTCACCAGGAGGCCCTTCTGCCCACGTCCACGCCGTCATGGGTGCCAGCAACTTTGGCTTCAACGTTACCGGAGAGTCTCTGCGCCAGTCCAAGTGCACCACAGCCAAGCCAAAGGCTGACATGAGCTCATACTGGGTTCCCTCACTCTACTTCAAGGACCCCGAGACCGGACTCTTGGAGCCCGTCGAGTTCTTTTACATGGTCAACTATTACTTCTTCGACGCCACCGACGACGATATCAAGGCTTTCCCTCTCGGTCTCCAGATTGTCAGCGGAAACCCCACTCTGAGGTCAAAGCCCAGCCATGTCTCTGATGGCGCCCTTCAGCTGGATCCCTCCAAGCCCATCCAGGCCGCTCAGATCACTTGCCCTCGCCCCAACTACAACCCCCCTAGCTGGCCTGACAACTCGGATGGCTCCAGGGCTGGTCTTGGCGACCCGGCCAACAAGGGTGCTGGTTATGGCTTCCCCTTCCAGAACTGCGACGCCTATGCCTCTCCCATGCGCGTGGATGTCCACTTCCCCTCTTGTTACAACCCCGCCGCCGGCCTCACCAACTACAAGAACAACATGGCTTTCCCTACCCCTGTCGGCAACAAGCTCAACTGTCCCAAGGGCTGGATCCACGTCCCTCACATGTTCTTTGAGACCTACTGGAACACCCCCAAGTTCTTGCCTCGCTACCAGCACTTGCTTGGCAAGGAGAGCCCTTTCGTCTTCTCCAACGGTGATGCCACTGGTTTCTCGGCTCACGGTGATTTCATCTCCGgctgggacgaggaggagcttcagCACATCATCGACACCTGCGACGCTGGCCACGCCGGTCTTCACAACTGCCCCGGCCTCAAGCATGGTGTCAACCCTGACAGCGAGAGCTGCAACATTGAGTGCCCCATCCAGGAGAAGATTGCCGGCACCCTTGACAAGCTTCCcggcaacaaccccatcgcTGGTTGGAAATATGGCGGCGGCAACGTCTcgcccgctcccgctcctgctgttcccgagcccgagcctgTCGTTGAGAAGCCCGAGCTGGAGACTCCCAAGTCCAGCAGTGCCCCTGCTATCAAGGTAGAGCCATCAACTTCTGCTGCCCCCGCTCCGGCCCCGTCGTCGagctctgctgctgcgccgcccccactttccaccacccttGTCACCGTTCCCGCTCCCGCCCCCACCACGGTTGAGGAACCCCCTGTCGTTGAGAAGCCCGAGCCTACCAGCGAGGCTGTCCTTCCTCCTGCGGCTTCTCCCAAGGTCAGGATTGTCTACGACACCGTCACCGTCTGGCAGACCAGGACCGTCTACGAGGCCCCTGCCGGCCCCACCCAGTCTGCCAAGTCTGGTGCTGAGATCTCGGGCTTCAAGGCCGCCGGCTGCTACAAGGACCAGTCTGACCGTGTCATCTCTGGCAAGATTCTACCCAACATTGGCCAGGTGAGCAACACCGCCTGCGTCGAGTACTGCTCTTCCAAGGGCTTCTCTGTTGCCGGCACCGAGTACGGCGGCGAGTGCTACTGCGGCAACAGCCTCAACATTGTCGAGAAGCTTGACGACTCCAAGTGCAACATGACCTGCAAGGGTGATGCCAGCCAGAAGTGCGGTGGTGACTGGGCCTTGACCGTCTTCACCAAGGGCGGCGCTGCCCCTGCCAAGGCTGAGAAGCGCCATGTGcgcaaccacaaccaccttGCGCACCACGCCCGCATTCCCTCTCGTCATCTCCACCGGAGGTAG
- the ANT1 gene encoding ADP/ATP carrier protein (EggNog:ENOG503NVJN; COG:C), translating to MGAQSKPAPIGPWGLATAGAAGAVFANTLVYPLDLVKTKLQVQVKANSEKGEGASDEPHYKSSWDAISRIASAEGIQGLYAGMAGSLLGVASTNFAYFYWHSTVRTLYLKHSKHTGPTSTITELSIGAVAGALAQLFTIPVAVITTRQQTQNKEDRKGFFDTAKEVIEGEDGVCGLWRGLKASLVLVVNPSITYGAYERLKETLFAGKKNLSPMEAFALGAMSKALATIVTQPLIVAKVGLQSKPPAIRQGKPFKSFVEVMQFIIQNEGALGLFKGIGPQILKGLLVQGILMMTKERVELLFILFLRYIQLVRSKQLRRSADLAAAAKLVSPVTVK from the exons ATGGGTGCTCAGTCAAAGCCCGCCCCAATTGGGCCCTGGGGTCTTGCGACAGCAGGCGCTGCCGGTGCTGTGTTTGCCAACACGCTGGTGTATCCTCTCGATCT CGTCAAGACCAAACTCCAGGTGCAAGTAAAGGCCAACTCCgagaagggcgagggcgCCTCCGATGAGCCGCACTACAAGTCATCATGGGACGCTATCTCCAGGATTGCTTCCGCTGAAGGAATTCAGGGTCTCTATGCCGGTATGGCTGGATCGCTGCTTGGTGTTGCTTCTACCAACTTTGCCTACTTCTACTGGCATTCGACTGTTCGCACTCTGTACCTCAAGCACAGCAAGCACACGGGGCCCACCTCGACCATCACCGAACTCTCCATTGGTGCTGTTGCAGGCGCGCTTGCTCAACTCTTCACCATCCCAGTCGCAGTCATCACCACTCGGCAACAGACGCAAAACAAGGAGGACAGAAAGGGTTTCTTCGACACTGCGAAGGAGGTTattgagggcgaggatggcgtcTGTGGGTTGTGGAGAGGTTTAAAGGCGAGTTTGGTGCTGGTCGTCAACCCGTCCATCACATATGGTGCCTATGAAAGGTTAAAGGAGACTCTGTTTGCCGGCAAGAAGAACCTTTCTCCCATGGAGGCATTTG CCCTCGGTGCCATGTCCAAGGCTCTCGCCACTATTGTTACTCAGCCCCTTATCGTTGCCAAGGTCGGCTTGCAGTCTAAGCCGCCAGCGATTCGTCAGGGCAAGCCATTCAAGAGCTTCGTCGAGGTGATGCAGTTCATCATCCAGAACGAAGGAGCTCTGGGTCTCTTCAAGGGCATCGGACCCCAGATTCTCAAGGGCCTGCTGGTTCAGGGCATCTTGATGATGACCAAGGAACG TGTCGAGCTTCTTTTCATTCTTTTCCTCCGTTACATTCAGCTTGTGCGTTCCAAGCAGCTCAGAAGGTCTGCTGACCTGGCTGCGGCAGCCAAGCTTGTTTCACCTGTGACTGTGAAATAA
- a CDS encoding hypothetical protein (COG:D; EggNog:ENOG503NU3B): MSLYHEAAALLTGPSTHGGSLKSRVFSNKDLKSPPAQVYALALETCKWSSVLKEVVENAELLKHERKLTPILSILLVHDHLLAKGGIALPASHGLRQSIDRHKARLTSEFTKARIRRKCPTIETFRDLIEAEYAGPVQHPRWIRVNAIKSTLDAQLETTFKGFEVVPSITQVMTAPRKKKVLCLDGHIPNLIAVPPSVLDFTKTEAYKKGEIILQDKASCFPAYLLDPRPEDGDIIDACSAPGNKTTHLAGILSERGFARGQTIHAFEKDRNRAKTLQKMIKIAGSDAKTVVHPAEDFLRADPQAEEYAHVGALLLDPSCSGSGIVGRDDVPELCLPEALASKNKPGNGKSGNKKRKRAEGEEEMKPAPAMMVDDDGQETVVSSEKDLQQRIEALAAFQLQIVLHAFEFPNARKVTYSTCSVHKGENEGVTIRALGSEVARRRGWRVLRREEQVRGMWEWDVRGEVEGCEGDKEVAEGCVRAFRDDGRGTMGFFVVMFVRDGTVDGEKKQVEEDEEGPYVRDQQGRVVRDENGIPTLKATGRKAVEVDDTEGDVRFGSGSEGEGPFVRDGDGRIVRGPDGMPTLKKGADEESEDESEDDWSGFDD, from the exons ATGTCTCTCTACCACGAAGCAGCAGCGCTGCTCACAGGGCCATCGACACACGGCGGCAGCTTGAAATCACGAGTCTTTAGCAACAAGGACCTCAAGTCCCCCCCAGCGCAGGTCTACGCCCTGGCCCTAGAGACATGCAAATGGAGTTCTGTGCTCAAAGAAGTGGTTGAGAATGCCGAATTACTCAAGCATGAGCGCAAG ctcacccccatcctctccatcctcctaGTCCACGACCACCTCCTCGCAAAAGGTGGTATCGCCCTCCCAGCCTCCCACGGCCTCCGCCAATCCATCGACCGCCACAAAGCCCGCCTCACCTCGGAATTCACCAAAGCCCGCATCCGCAGGAAATGTCCCACCATCGAAACCTTTCGCGACTTGATAGAAGCGGAATATGCCGGCCCTGTTCAGCATCCCCGATGGATCCGCGTCAATGCTATCAAATCAACCCTTGACGCACAGTTGGAGACTACCTTCAAAGGGTTTGAAGTCGTCCCCTCGATAACCCAAGTCATGACCGCCCCCCGCAAGAAAAAAGTCTTGTGTCTTGACGGTcacatccccaacctcatcgcCGTCCCCCCCTCCGTCCTCGACTTCACCAAGACGGAAGCCTACAAAAAGGGCGAGATCATCCTCCAGGACAAAGCCTCTTGCTTCCCTGCCTATCTACTTGACCCAAGACCGGAAGATGGGGATATCATTGACGCTTGCTCCGCCCCAGGGAACAAAACCACCCACCTCGCCGGGATACTCTCCGAACGGGGTTTCGCCCGAGGACAAACCATCCACGCATTTGAAAAAGACAGAAACAGAGCCAAGACCCTGCAGAAAATGATCAAAATCGCGGGAAGTGACGCAAAAACGGTGGTTCACCCAGCAGAGGACTTCCTCCGGGCTGATCCCCAGGCGGAGGAATACGCCCATGTCGGGGCGCTGCTGCTCGATCCGAGTTGTTCGGGGAGTGGGATTGTCGGCCGTGATGATGTTCCTGAGCTTTGCCTCCCTGAGGCGTTAGCCAGCAAGAACAAACCGGGTAATGGGAAGAGTGGAAACAAGAAAAGGAAACGGGccgagggggaagaggagatgAAACCGGCACCTgcgatgatggtggatgatgatggacagGAAACGGTGGTTTCCTCTGAAAAGGACCTACAGCAAAGGATTGAGGCTTTGGCGGCGTTTCAGCTGCAGATTGTTTTGCATGCGTTTGAGTTTCCTAATGCGAGGAAGGTGACGTATTCTACGTGTTCGGTTCATAAGGGGGAGAATGAGGGGGTTACGATCAGGGCGTTGGGGTCCgaggtggcgaggaggagggggtggagggttttgaggcgggaggagcaggttagggggatgtgggagtgggatgttaggggggaggtggagggttgTGAGGGGGATAAGGAGGTCGCCGAGGGGTGTGTCAGGGCTTTTAGGGATGATGGACGGGGGACGATGGGGTTTtttgtggtgatgtttgtgaGGGACGGGAcggtggatggggagaagaagcaagtggaagaagatgaggaggggcCGTATGTGAGGGATCAACaggggagggttgtgaggGATGAGAATGGGATTCCGACGTTGAAGGCTACCGGGAGGAAGGCggttgaggtggatgatACGGAAGGGGATGTTAGgtttgggagtgggagtgagggagaggggcCGTTTGTAAGagatggggacgggaggaTCGTCAGAGGGCCGGATGGGATGCCGACTCTGAAGAAGGGGGCAGATGAAGAGAGCGAGGATGAGAGTGAGGATGATTGGAGTGGGTTTGACGATTAG
- the rpl29 gene encoding 60S ribosomal protein L29 (EggNog:ENOG503P6WF; COG:J) has protein sequence MAKSKNSSQHNQSRKAHRNGIKKPKTSRYPSLKGTDPKFRRNHRHALHGTAKALKEFKEGKRETA, from the exons ATGGCCA AGTCCAAGAACTCGTCTCAGCACAACCAGTCGCGCAAGGCGCACCGGAACGG tatcaagaagcccaagactTCCAgatacccctccctcaaggGTACCGACCCCAAGTTCCGGAGAAACCACAGACATGCTCTCCACGGCACCGCCAAGGCTCTT AAGGAGTTCAAGGAGGGCAAGCGGGAGACTGCTTAA
- the MFS2_2 gene encoding MFS siderochrome iron transporter 1 (EggNog:ENOG503NUV5; COG:S), with protein sequence MASSSSSVTALPTTPPSPTPKPDMESQTDYNTTSNSNHVPHWRLVLSPSHLTPAILSHPYPGDGTESSPYIVDFLPGKSDPFNPMTYPDYKKWIITLLQAVATLAVAFASTAYSGGVFEIIRYFQVTPTMATLGISLFVFGFAIGPLLWAPLSEFYGRQPIFALTYMALMVFCAGAAGADTIETLVILRFFAGAFGSSPLTNSGGVVADMFDVNERGAAAGVFAMAPFLGPSIGPIVGGFVGESLGWRWIQGLTAIFTGTLWLLCLLYVPETYAPVLLQKRAAALTSHTGKIYISKMDLLDPSTKSQKIKTTLTRPWFLLFKEPIVLFTSIYLAIVYGTLYLLFAAFPIVYQLNRGWSPGIGGLAFVGVAVGMVFAVTYAMIDNKTRFMPLLSSGLATPESRLPPAIVGSIFLPVGLFWFAWTNGPEIHWMVSITASAFFAAGLVAVFLSLLTYMIDSYTVFAASVLAANSVLRSLFGAAFPLFTTYMYQDLGIHWASTVPAFLALACVPFPLLFWKYGARIRKRCKYAREAEEILGQMKMNHERKESSGEEGKMGGGVLSEDETVRGEVTAGEEEKGVKM encoded by the exons ATGgcatcctcttcgtcgtcggtgaCGGCTTTGCCGActacaccaccctccccaacaccaaagcCAGATATGGAGTCCCAGACTGAttacaacaccaccagcaacagcaatcATGTCCCTCACTGGCGTCTCGTACTGTCACCTTCTCACCTCACGCCCGCCATATTGTCCCACCCCTACCCGGGAGATGGCACAGAATCCTCTCCCTACATCGTCGACTTCCTCCCAGGGAAATCCgaccccttcaaccccatGACCTACCCCGACTACAAGAAATGGATCATCACGTTACTGCAGGCCGTCGCAACCCTGGCAGTGGCCTTTGCTTCCACCGCCTATTCAGGCGGCGTTTTTGAAATCATCAGATACTTCCAAGTCACGCCAACAATGGCCACCCTGGGCATCTCTCTCTTCGTCTTTGGCTTCGCCATCGGTCCGTTACTTTGGGCGCCCCTGAGTGAATTCTACGGACGCCAGCCGATCTTCGCCCTGACCTACATGGCCCTCATGGTATTCTGCGCCGGAGCTGCCGGGGCAGACACAATCGAAaccctcgtcatcctccgcTTCTTCGCCGGAGCCTTTGGctcatcaccactcaccaaCTCGGGCGGCGTAGTAGCAGACATGTTTGACGTCAACG aaagaggagcCGCAGCCGGCGTCTTCGCAATGGCCCCCTTCCTCGGGCCCTCCATCGGCCCCATCGTaggcggcttcgtcggcgaaTCTTTAGGGTGGCGCTGGATCCAAGGCCTAACAGCAATCTTCACCGGCACCCTCTGgctcctctgcctcctctaCGTACCCGAAACCTAcgcccccgtcctcctccaaaaacgcGCGGCAGCACTCACCTCCCACACAGGGAAAATCTACATCTCCAAAATGGACCTCCTCGACCCCTCGACCAAGTcccaaaaaataaaaacaaccctcacccgcccCTGGTTCTTGCTCTTCAAAGAACCAATCGTCCTCTTCACATCAATCTACCTCGCCATCGTCTACGGAACCCTctacctcctcttcgccgcctTCCCCATAGTCTACCAGCTCAACCGCGGCTGGTCCCCCGGCATCGGCGGCCTAGCCTTTGTCGGCGTGGCCGTCGGTATGGTTTTTGCCGTCACATACGCCATGATCGACAACAAAACCCGTTTCAtgcccctcctctcctccggcCTCGCAACCCCCGAGTCTCGACTCCCTCCCGCGATCGTCGGGTCTATCTTCCTCCCTGTCGGATTGTTCTGGTTCGCGTGGACAAACGGCCCTGAAATCCACTGGATGGTCTCCATCACTGCATCCGCTTTTTTCGCCGCGGGGCTGGTGGCCGTGTTCTTGAGTTTGTTGACGTACATGATCGACAGCTACACCGTCTTTGCCGCCTCGGTCCTGGCCGCGAACTCGGTGTTGAGAAGTCTGTTTGGTGCGGCGTTTCCGCTGTTTACGACGTACATGTACCAGGACCTGGGGATCCACTGGGCGAGCACCGTCCCGGCGTTTCTCGCGTTGGCGTGCGTGCCTTTCCCCTTGTTGTTTTGGAAGTATGGGGCGAGGATCAGGAAGAGGTGCAAGTACGCgagggaggccgaggagattttgggacagatgaagatgaatcatgagaggaaggagagcagcggcgaggaggggaagatgggagggggtgtgttgAGTGAGGATGAGACGGTGAGAGGGGAAGTGAcggccggggaggaggaaaaagggGTGAAGATGTAA
- the RIM13 gene encoding cysteine protease (COG:O; COG:T; EggNog:ENOG503NUCA; MEROPS:MER0005406) — protein sequence MSANWNSRSSPLNRQNEAKGLQYEALLMDGKRKDALKHAISAADFYMKAIQDGAPGVDAAKLRNKISYLLELGETIKANQKQAGLSSRPPELISTRVLSTSERTILLRSSKLHGLIFPPWTADTESKVFSGTSLNQSPDPYIDSTPFSLSPEQRAIFSGWKRPLELVPGVDDDNLEWMMTAENPIDLAQDLATDCSVVASLCAATPHFTSEKGSLLSSLMYPFDYEHKRPKVVKNGPYLFRLNFNGCWRSVAVDDRLPATSTDRTLYVVDRRNPKLLWPALVEKAYLKIRGGYDFPGSNSGTDLHVLTGWIPEQIFLKSDDIELDQTWDRIKKGYDDGNAILTLGTGNIPPEEEEALGLVREHDYAVLDVRSDGNSRSLLIKNPWVDSLVWTGVGSSATLKTHTVGSRPEHATNQFWMAFEDALQHFDSLYVNWNPNLFQFRQDHHFKWDMPDATEELVFTKNPQYSVVSSSNSPIWVLLSRHWQDGELEILRERKAERDRHNASLAHVSKQLGFMSLSIFAASPPGTRLPLPENHRCLYQGPYVDSPNTLLRYDPTPNNPQTLVVAQGELPLPTYNFTLSFFSNSPLTIRQAPEPLSHSETITGAWNRRNSGGSAAHPSYFINPQYSITLPQTTPLSFLLSTDVKDLPIHIALIYSSKNITSISGRDILVSSPEYQRGATFCQTHGSQPLAAGTYTVILSTFEPGQLGKFVLRVATEVEGVVVGQVMSSQAGKLRSVFPEVAVFKNGEERLRGRVGIGRLTRLSVVARAAVAGGEAGNGGGGLRMKLELGTGVGRRVVGQSKGGGFTQEWGVLGLDEGEVDVDPEVVRRMGGLWVVLEQIGGVSRGGGKGGVQVEVWSDGGVVLEGGWECVDED from the exons ATGTCAGCGAACTGGAACTCCAGAAGCAGTCCACTAAATAGACAGAATGAGGCGAAAGGGCTG CAATATGAAGCGCTTCTAATGGACGGGAAGCGGAAGGATGCTTTGAAGCATGCCATCTCTGCTGCCGACTTCTACATGAAGGCCATCCAGGATGGGGCTCCAGGGGTAGACGCTGCTAAACTTCGTAACAAGATCTCATAtctgcttgagcttggcGAGACCATCAAGGCAAATCAGAAGCAAGCGGGCCTCAGCTCTCGACCTCCTGAGCTCATATCCACCCGCGTCCTTTCCACGTCTGAAAGGACTATTCTATTAAGGTCTTCGAAGCTCCATGGCCTCATCTTTCCGCCTTGGACGGCAGACACCGAATCCAAGGTGTTCTCAGGGACATCCCTCAACCAGAGTCCCGACCCCTATAT TGATTCCAcgcctttttctctctctcccgaGCAGCGGGCCATCTTCTCTGGTTGGAAACGGCCTTTGGAACTGGTGCCCGgggtcgacgacgacaatcTGGAATGGATGATGACTGCTGAGAACCCAATCGACCTGGCCCAGGATTTGGCGACGGATTGTTCCGTCGTAGCCAGCTTGTGTGCTGCCACTCCCCACTTCACCTCGGAGAAGGGTTCT TTGCTTTCTTCGCTCATGTATCCGTTCGACTATGAGCATAAGCGTCCCAAGGTTGTTAAGAATGGCCCATATCTCTTTCGTCTCAACTTTAATGGATGCTGGCGTtccgttgctgttgatgaccGCCTCCCGGCTACGTCAACGGACCGGACGTTGTACGTGGTGGATCGGCGCAATCCTAAACTATTATGGCCTGCCTTGGTTGAGAAGGCATACCTGAAAATACGCGGGGGCTACGACTTTCCCGGAAGCAACTCCGGCACAGACTTGCATGTCTTGACTGGTTGGATACCAGAACAGATCTTCCTGAAGAG TGATGACATCGAGCTCGACCAAACCTGGGACAGAATTAAGAAAGGATACGATGATGGAAACGCCATCTTGACGTTGGGGACGGGGAATATCccaccagaagaagaagaggcccTGGGTTTGGTCAGGGAACATGACTATGCAGTTCTTGACGTACGAAGCGATGGTAACAGTCGTTCATTGCTGATCAAGAACCCTTGGGTCGACAGCCTGGTGTGGACAGGCGTAGGGTCTTCAGCAACCCTCAAGACGCACACCGTGGGATCAAGACCTGAGCACGCAACAAACCAGTTCTGGATGGCCTTTGAGGATGCTCTGCAGCACTTTGACTCTCTCTACGTCAACTGGAACCCAAACCTCTTCCAGTtccgccaagaccaccactTCAAATGGGACATGCCGGACGCAACAGAAGAGCTGGTCTTCACCAAGAACCCGCAATACAGCGTGGTATCCTCTTCCAACAGCCCCATATGGGTCCTCCTGAGCCGTCACTGGCAAGATGGCGAGCTTGAAATCCTGCGAGAACGAAAAGCCGAGCGAGACCGCCACAACGCTTCCCTGGCTCATGTCTCCAAGCAGCTCGGGTTCATGTCCCTCTCAATATTTGCCGCCTCCCCACCCGGTACCCGGCTCCCACTGCCAGAAAACCACCGGTGCCTCTACCAGGGGCCGTACGTTGATAGCCCCAACACATTGCTGCGTTACGATCCcactcccaacaacccccaaaccctcgTCGTGGCCCAGGGTGAGCTTCCGCTGCCAACATACAACTTCACcctatccttcttctccaactcgcCCTTGACTATCCGTCAAGCCCCTGAACCGCTCAGCCACAGCGAAACCATCACCGGCGCCTGGAACCGGCGGAATTCAGGCGGCTCGGCGGCTCACCCGTCCTATTTCATCAACCCGCAGTATTCCATCACGcttccccaaaccacccctctATCTTTTTTACTCTCGACAGATGTGAAAGACTTGCCAATTCACATCGCGCTGATCTACTCGTCGAAAAATATAACCAGCATCTCTGGCAGAGATATCCTGGTGTCATCACCGGAATACCAGCGAGGCGCGACGTTTTGCCAGACTCACGGGTCGCAGCCTCTGGCGGCGGGGACGTACACGGTCATCTTGTCTACTTTTGAACCGGGCCAGCTAGGAAAATTTGTGCTGAGGGTGGCGacggaggtggaaggggtggtggtggggcagGTGATGTCGTCGCAGGCGGGGAAGCTGAGGTCGGTGTTCCCGGAAGTGGCGGTTTTTAagaatggggaggagaggttgaggggacgggtggggattgggaggttgaCCAGGTTGAGTGTTGTTgcgagggcggcggttgCGGGGGGGGAAGCGGGGaatggagggggaggactGAGGATGAAGCTGGAGttggggacgggggtggggaggagggtggttggaCAGAgtaaagggggggggtttaCTCAGGAGTGGGGGGTTTTAgggttggatgagggggaggtggatgttgatcctgaggtggtgaggaggatgggggggttatgGGTTGTGTTGGAGCAGATTGGGGGGGTgtcgaggggaggagggaaagggggggtgcAGGTTGAGGTTTGGagtgatgggggggtggtgttggagggagggtgggaatgtgttgatgaggattga